The Faecalibacterium prausnitzii genome includes a window with the following:
- a CDS encoding YkgJ family cysteine cluster protein, with product MLKQSQIDLCGRVDFTREVPLLGRDEAFSFACAGCGDCCRGREDIVLSGFDLWRIAARLRLPTRTVARAFCKASIGQVSRLPVLRLAPVREEGNNCPFLTEDHCAIHEAEPLVCALYPLAQEITREGEVGYFLQPTRCGGQVFEAKVGDYLARYDVQAREATDVRWAQTCLALEDRVEALEALFEPVFLRRMQQKLWQALYYQYEITQPFLPQLEKNLVWLEAELEKLSALQRRRNARFDESIEKIER from the coding sequence ATGCTCAAACAAAGTCAGATCGACCTCTGCGGGCGGGTGGATTTTACCCGCGAAGTGCCGCTGCTGGGGCGGGACGAGGCGTTTTCGTTTGCCTGCGCGGGCTGCGGGGATTGCTGCCGGGGGCGGGAGGACATCGTGCTGTCCGGATTCGATCTATGGCGGATCGCGGCGCGGCTGCGGCTGCCGACGCGGACGGTGGCGCGGGCGTTCTGCAAGGCGTCCATCGGGCAGGTGAGCCGTCTGCCGGTGCTGCGGCTGGCCCCGGTGCGGGAGGAGGGGAACAACTGCCCCTTCCTGACCGAAGACCACTGCGCCATCCATGAGGCAGAACCGCTGGTCTGTGCGCTCTACCCGCTGGCGCAGGAGATCACCAGGGAAGGGGAGGTCGGCTACTTTTTGCAGCCCACCCGCTGCGGCGGGCAGGTGTTTGAGGCAAAGGTGGGGGACTATCTGGCCCGGTACGATGTCCAGGCGCGGGAGGCGACGGATGTGCGCTGGGCGCAGACCTGCCTTGCGTTGGAAGACCGGGTGGAGGCGCTGGAAGCGCTCTTTGAGCCGGTCTTCCTCCGGCGGATGCAGCAGAAATTGTGGCAGGCGCTCTATTATCAATATGAGATCACGCAGCCGTTCCTGCCGCAACTGGAGAAAAATCTCGTCTGGCTGGAGGCGGAACTCGAAAAGCTGTCCGCGCTGCAACGGCGAAGGAACGCGCGTTTTGACGAATCCATCGAAAAAATCGAACGATAA
- a CDS encoding ABC transporter permease, with protein MELLARLANLPGALPGACAQGLIWGIMAIGVYLTYRILDVADLTVDGSFGTGGAVCVMCLLSGMNVWAALFVALLAGLATGLVTGLLHTFMGIPAILAGILTQLALYSINLKIMGKANQSINVDKYDLLLSLRWVKEFALHNPIVMVILVTAALIGVLYWFFGTELGCGIRATGSNPAMSRAQGINTSFNVVLGLAVSNGLVALSGALLSQYQGFADVSMGRGAIVIGLAAVIIGEAVFGRIFQNFALKLVSVSLGAIIYYIVIQLVLTLGFDANLLKLLSASVVAIFLAVPYWKSRYFAKPTAKKKEGAKNA; from the coding sequence TTGGAACTGCTTGCTAGACTTGCCAACCTGCCCGGTGCGCTGCCCGGCGCCTGTGCGCAGGGCCTCATCTGGGGCATCATGGCCATTGGTGTGTACCTGACCTACCGCATCCTCGATGTCGCAGACCTGACCGTGGACGGCTCCTTCGGCACCGGCGGCGCGGTCTGCGTCATGTGCCTGCTCTCCGGCATGAACGTCTGGGCGGCGCTCTTCGTGGCGCTGCTGGCGGGCCTTGCCACTGGTCTGGTCACCGGCCTGCTCCATACCTTTATGGGCATCCCGGCCATCCTTGCCGGCATCCTGACCCAGCTGGCCCTCTATTCCATCAATCTGAAGATCATGGGCAAGGCCAACCAGTCCATCAATGTGGACAAGTACGACCTGCTCCTCTCGCTGCGCTGGGTCAAGGAATTTGCCCTGCACAACCCCATCGTGATGGTCATCCTCGTCACGGCGGCACTCATCGGGGTGCTGTACTGGTTCTTCGGTACCGAGCTGGGCTGCGGCATCCGTGCCACCGGCTCCAACCCCGCCATGTCCCGCGCACAGGGCATCAACACCAGCTTCAATGTGGTGCTGGGTCTGGCCGTCTCCAATGGTCTGGTCGCACTGTCCGGTGCGCTGCTGAGCCAGTATCAGGGCTTTGCAGATGTCAGCATGGGCCGCGGTGCCATCGTCATCGGTCTGGCTGCTGTCATCATCGGTGAGGCCGTGTTTGGCCGCATCTTCCAGAACTTTGCACTCAAGCTGGTGTCCGTTTCGCTGGGTGCGATCATCTATTACATCGTCATCCAGCTGGTGCTGACCCTCGGCTTTGACGCAAACCTGCTCAAGCTGCTCAGCGCCTCCGTGGTGGCCATCTTCCTGGCGGTGCCTTACTGGAAGAGCCGGTACTTCGCAAAGCCGACTGCAAAAAAGAAGGAGGGTGCGAAAAATGCTTGA
- a CDS encoding ABC transporter ATP-binding protein has product MLEIQNVSKTFNAGTVNEKTALNGLNLKLNEGDFVTVIGGNGAGKSTMLNAVAGVWPIDEGKILIDGIDVTKLGEHQRAAYIGRVFQDPMTGTAATMQIEENLALAARRGKRRGLRIGITKAERERYRELLKSLDLGLEDRLTARVGLLSGGQRQALTLLMATMNKPKLLLLDEHTAALDPKTALKVLTLSAKIVEENHLTTMMITHNMKDAIKYGNRLIMMYEGHIIYDVSGEEKKNLQVSDLLAKFQIASGGEFANDRMILS; this is encoded by the coding sequence ATGCTTGAAATCCAGAATGTCTCCAAGACCTTCAATGCAGGTACCGTCAATGAGAAAACGGCCCTGAACGGGCTGAACCTGAAGCTGAACGAGGGCGACTTCGTCACCGTCATCGGCGGCAACGGTGCGGGTAAATCCACCATGCTGAACGCGGTGGCTGGTGTCTGGCCCATAGACGAGGGCAAGATTTTGATCGACGGCATCGACGTCACCAAACTGGGCGAGCACCAGCGCGCCGCCTACATCGGCCGCGTCTTTCAGGACCCCATGACCGGCACGGCCGCCACCATGCAGATCGAAGAAAACCTCGCCCTGGCCGCCCGGCGCGGCAAGCGGCGCGGCCTGCGGATCGGCATCACCAAGGCCGAACGGGAGCGCTACCGCGAACTGCTCAAGAGCCTGGACCTGGGCCTGGAAGACCGCCTGACCGCCCGCGTGGGTCTGCTGTCCGGCGGTCAGCGCCAGGCGCTGACCCTGCTGATGGCGACCATGAACAAGCCCAAGCTCCTGCTGCTGGACGAGCACACCGCCGCCCTTGACCCGAAGACGGCGCTCAAGGTGCTGACCCTCTCGGCCAAGATCGTGGAGGAGAACCACCTGACCACCATGATGATCACCCACAATATGAAGGATGCCATTAAGTACGGCAACCGCCTCATCATGATGTACGAGGGCCACATCATCTACGATGTCTCCGGGGAGGAGAAGAAGAATCTGCAAGTCTCCGACCTGCTGGCCAAGTTCCAGATCGCCAGCGGCGGCGAGTTTGCAAACGACCGCATGATCCTGTCCTGA
- a CDS encoding recombinase family protein has translation MKKRVYTLYRVSTKGQVEKDDIPMQKEACRNFAESQGWEIVKEFSEKGVSGFKKSAKERDELQKIQQAAMEGKFDILLVFMFDRLGRRDDETPFIVEWFTKQGIEVWSVNEGQQRFDTHVDKLMNYIRYWQASGESLKTSVRTRTRLEQLTGEGHYTGGTVAFGYKRVRLGRVNKKNQEVCDLVVDEAEAEIVRLIFHKYVYEGYGAQKLSHYLYEQGVVGRNNKNIPNTSIFG, from the coding sequence ATGAAAAAACGTGTCTATACCTTATACCGTGTTTCGACAAAGGGACAGGTCGAGAAAGACGACATCCCCATGCAGAAAGAAGCCTGCCGCAACTTTGCAGAAAGTCAGGGCTGGGAGATCGTCAAGGAATTTTCCGAAAAAGGCGTTTCCGGCTTCAAAAAATCTGCCAAAGAGCGTGACGAACTCCAGAAAATTCAACAGGCTGCGATGGAAGGCAAGTTTGACATCCTGCTGGTGTTCATGTTTGACCGTCTCGGTCGCCGTGACGATGAAACGCCCTTTATCGTGGAATGGTTCACGAAGCAGGGCATCGAAGTCTGGAGCGTGAACGAAGGACAGCAGCGATTTGACACCCATGTGGACAAGCTGATGAACTACATCCGCTACTGGCAGGCATCCGGCGAGAGCCTGAAAACCTCTGTCCGTACCCGGACAAGGCTGGAACAGCTCACCGGGGAAGGCCACTATACAGGCGGCACCGTGGCTTTTGGCTACAAGCGTGTCCGCCTTGGTCGGGTGAACAAGAAGAATCAGGAAGTCTGCGACCTTGTGGTTGACGAAGCAGAAGCTGAGATCGTCCGGCTGATTTTCCACAAGTACGTTTACGAGGGCTACGGCGCACAGAAGCTGAGCCACTATCTTTATGAACAGGGAGTCGTAGGACGGAACAACAAAAATATCCCCAACACCAGCATCTTCGGATGA
- a CDS encoding ABC transporter substrate-binding protein, protein MRKITRRSFLSAAAVCGAAAALTACGAASSTASSVASTAASAAADGKSYTIGICQLVEHAALDAATQGFEDALTEQFGDNVKFDFQNAQNDSATCATIANGFVSASVDLIMANATPALQAAQAATNSIPILGTSVTEYGVALGLTDFDGTVGGNVSGTSDLAPLDQQAEMITEWLPDAKKVGLLYCSAEANSQYQVDEVQKYLEAAGVTATQYSFSDSNDLASVCQKAADENDAVYVPTDNTCAANTGIIDGICRPAKKPVFAGEEGICSGCGVATLSISYYDLGYTTGEMAAKILTGEADISEMPIEYTDVTKKYNKTICEDLGLTAPEGYEAIEG, encoded by the coding sequence ATGCGTAAAATCACTCGTCGTTCGTTCCTGTCTGCTGCCGCTGTCTGCGGCGCAGCGGCTGCTCTGACTGCCTGCGGCGCAGCCTCCTCCACGGCTTCGTCTGTGGCTTCCACGGCCGCTTCGGCCGCAGCTGACGGCAAGAGCTATACCATCGGCATCTGCCAGCTGGTCGAGCATGCCGCTCTGGACGCTGCAACGCAGGGCTTTGAAGACGCCCTGACCGAGCAGTTCGGCGACAACGTGAAGTTCGATTTCCAGAATGCACAGAACGACTCCGCGACCTGTGCCACCATCGCCAACGGCTTTGTCTCCGCAAGCGTGGACCTGATCATGGCAAATGCAACGCCCGCCCTGCAGGCTGCACAGGCCGCCACCAACAGCATTCCCATTCTGGGCACCTCCGTCACCGAATACGGCGTGGCACTGGGCCTGACCGACTTTGACGGCACCGTGGGCGGCAATGTCTCCGGTACTTCCGACCTGGCCCCGCTGGACCAGCAGGCGGAGATGATCACCGAGTGGCTGCCCGACGCCAAGAAGGTCGGCCTGCTCTACTGCTCCGCTGAGGCCAACAGCCAGTACCAGGTGGATGAGGTCCAGAAGTATCTGGAGGCTGCCGGTGTCACCGCTACCCAGTATTCCTTCTCCGACTCCAACGACCTGGCTTCCGTCTGCCAGAAGGCTGCGGACGAGAACGATGCCGTCTATGTCCCCACTGACAACACCTGCGCTGCCAACACCGGCATCATCGACGGCATCTGCCGCCCGGCCAAGAAGCCCGTGTTCGCCGGTGAAGAGGGCATCTGCTCCGGCTGCGGCGTGGCCACCCTGTCCATCAGCTACTACGATCTGGGCTACACCACCGGTGAGATGGCTGCCAAGATCCTGACCGGCGAGGCCGACATTTCGGAGATGCCCATCGAGTACACCGATGTGACCAAGAAATACAACAAGACCATCTGCGAGGACCTGGGCCTGACTGCTCCGGAAGGCTACGAGGCCATCGAGGGGTGA
- a CDS encoding zinc ribbon domain-containing protein yields the protein MIKNKGYTGYLFYGAVETECPQLRIIEPELFEQAQELRQARTCERGGTSLGTSSKALLTGLVYCAHCGNRLSLTSSGRTHTYADGHTVKEVRPRYSCFYKIRHPGDCDGQSGYGVSKLDSIVEEVVRQIFAQFREVSRKKLLESVKTNDAARIQKKIKKFQKDLEAKQKELDDLKAETILVIRGVSALDKELLGTLVAEAREALETLEKQLVQAQEEYEEATKTAKRSNYICNELFTWADVYDTANHDERRAILQQFIKEIHVRKDYEISITLNASFNQVEQLKAVSIYDGAEIFEEISEKGA from the coding sequence ATGATCAAGAATAAAGGATACACGGGGTACCTCTTCTACGGTGCGGTGGAGACGGAGTGTCCGCAGCTCCGCATCATCGAACCAGAGCTGTTCGAGCAGGCGCAGGAACTGCGGCAGGCACGCACTTGTGAGCGTGGCGGTACTTCACTGGGCACCAGCTCCAAAGCCCTGTTGACCGGGCTGGTCTACTGTGCCCACTGTGGTAACCGCTTGAGCCTGACCAGCAGCGGACGGACACACACCTACGCCGATGGGCATACGGTGAAAGAAGTCCGGCCGCGGTATAGCTGCTTTTATAAGATTCGGCATCCGGGTGACTGCGATGGGCAGTCCGGCTATGGTGTTTCCAAGCTGGATTCCATCGTGGAAGAAGTTGTCCGGCAGATCTTCGCGCAGTTCCGGGAGGTTTCCCGGAAGAAGCTGCTGGAATCGGTCAAGACCAACGATGCCGCCCGCATCCAGAAGAAAATCAAGAAATTTCAGAAGGACTTGGAAGCCAAACAGAAAGAGCTGGACGACCTGAAAGCCGAAACCATCCTTGTCATCCGGGGCGTAAGTGCCTTGGACAAAGAACTGCTGGGCACACTGGTAGCCGAGGCAAGAGAGGCTTTGGAAACTCTGGAAAAGCAGCTCGTGCAGGCACAGGAAGAATACGAAGAAGCCACCAAAACAGCAAAGCGTAGCAACTACATCTGCAACGAGCTGTTTACATGGGCGGATGTTTACGACACCGCCAACCACGATGAACGCCGCGCCATTTTGCAGCAGTTCATTAAGGAGATTCACGTCCGAAAAGACTATGAGATCTCGATTACGCTGAACGCCAGCTTCAATCAAGTGGAGCAGCTCAAGGCTGTGTCAATCTACGATGGTGCGGAAATTTTTGAAGAAATATCCGAGAAGGGGGCATAA
- a CDS encoding type II toxin-antitoxin system PemK/MazF family toxin, which yields MIPVNRKFLRGDIYYANLEPHLGSEQGGIRPVVVVQNNTANCYSPNLIVAPVTSNTAKKPDHQAHVLVDGNRAFLQPSMILAESVQTISKGRLIRPMGRLSIPELIRLNYALLYQLDLNEWVWRKEAYERYLRYHR from the coding sequence ATGATCCCAGTCAACCGAAAATTTTTGCGCGGTGATATTTACTACGCCAATCTGGAGCCGCACCTTGGCTCCGAGCAGGGCGGTATCCGCCCTGTTGTCGTGGTGCAGAACAACACCGCAAACTGCTATTCGCCCAACCTCATTGTTGCGCCTGTCACATCCAATACTGCAAAGAAGCCCGATCACCAAGCCCACGTTCTTGTGGACGGTAATCGGGCTTTTTTGCAGCCCTCTATGATCTTGGCAGAATCTGTCCAGACCATCAGCAAGGGACGGCTGATCCGCCCGATGGGGCGGTTGAGCATCCCGGAACTCATTCGGCTCAATTATGCGCTGCTGTATCAGCTCGATCTGAACGAATGGGTATGGAGAAAGGAGGCCTATGAACGCTATCTGCGATACCACCGCTAA
- a CDS encoding DUF6551 family protein: MMLSNLNLSSLPECNFEVRYVDSVLLNPCAEYQRLLRMGKVARIAANFSEYIANEPKVSYRDGRYFVFDGQNTIEARKTCNGGRDLPIRCKVFYGLSKEHEALLFAVQTGISSELTAGEQLRAKLVAHEENACDFVSVTEDTGVRFALDGIRAPWKIYCIRSAYYIYKSYGAALYREMLSILVDAWDGDSDSFLSGILHGMARFLALYQGEYSRERLVGRLRTVHPKTITRLAQNGTGNVADRHMKKILSIYNGAGRAHSLPCKR; encoded by the coding sequence ATGATGCTTTCTAACCTGAACCTTTCCAGTCTGCCGGAGTGCAACTTCGAGGTGCGGTACGTTGACAGCGTTCTGCTGAACCCCTGCGCCGAATATCAGCGGCTGCTCCGCATGGGCAAGGTTGCACGAATCGCAGCAAACTTTTCGGAGTACATCGCCAATGAGCCGAAGGTCAGCTACCGGGATGGCCGCTACTTCGTCTTTGATGGTCAGAACACCATTGAGGCACGGAAAACGTGCAACGGTGGGCGTGACCTCCCGATTCGCTGCAAGGTATTCTACGGCCTTTCTAAAGAGCATGAAGCTCTGCTGTTTGCTGTGCAGACAGGCATTTCCAGCGAACTGACCGCTGGTGAACAGCTTCGTGCCAAACTGGTGGCACACGAAGAAAACGCCTGCGATTTTGTTTCGGTAACGGAGGACACAGGTGTCCGCTTTGCACTGGATGGGATTCGTGCCCCGTGGAAAATCTACTGCATCCGCTCGGCTTACTACATCTACAAGAGTTACGGCGCTGCCCTTTACCGGGAAATGCTGAGTATCCTTGTGGATGCGTGGGATGGAGATTCGGATTCGTTCCTGTCTGGCATCCTGCACGGCATGGCTCGTTTTCTGGCTCTGTATCAGGGCGAATACAGCCGGGAGCGGCTGGTTGGCCGGCTGCGCACGGTGCATCCCAAGACCATCACCCGGCTGGCACAGAACGGCACTGGCAACGTGGCGGACCGCCACATGAAAAAGATCCTGTCCATTTACAACGGTGCTGGTCGTGCCCACAGTCTGCCTTGCAAGCGGTGA